One window of the Candidatus Hydrogenedentota bacterium genome contains the following:
- a CDS encoding ankyrin repeat domain-containing protein: YQAAAAGDLEAVQYFIAAGDWDHDLINHQGMTPLHAAVKGGNVDIVVLMAQQGAFIEITDTSGRTPLKYAQELGQEEVAQALQQLGATQ, from the coding sequence TATATCAGGCCGCCGCCGCCGGCGACCTGGAAGCCGTGCAATACTTCATCGCGGCGGGTGACTGGGACCATGACCTGATCAACCACCAGGGCATGACGCCGCTGCACGCCGCCGTAAAGGGCGGAAACGTCGATATCGTTGTGCTGATGGCGCAGCAGGGCGCATTTATCGAAATTACGGACACGTCGGGCAGGACCCCGTTGAAGTACGCGCAGGAACTCGGCCAGGAGGAAGTCGCGCAAGCGCTCCAGCAACTTGGCGCGACCCAGTGA